From Hymenobacter sedentarius, a single genomic window includes:
- a CDS encoding aspartate aminotransferase family protein, producing MELFNVYPLVNITPVKGLGAKLWDDKGREYLDFYGGHAVISIGHSHPHYVQRLTEQLQNIGFYSNSVQIPIQQELAHKLGQVSGYEDYSLFLCNSGAEANENALKLASFHTGKSRVIAFKGAFHGRTSGAVAATDNPKIVAPFNAGHAISFVEYDLAAVEQLLQGGDVCAVIIEPIQGVGGIIMPSDEFLVGLAALCKQYGALLIADEVQSGYGRSGKFFAHQHAGIRPDVISVAKGMGNGFPIGGILIAPELKASYGLLGTTFGGNHLACAAALAVLEVIEQENLLAHATELGQYLRTELEANAGAEEIRGRGLMVGIKYDFPIKEVRDQLLSEHHIFVGNASDPTVLRLLPPLNITKAEVDRFLQALYTLIPAEARK from the coding sequence ATGGAGCTTTTCAACGTTTATCCGCTCGTCAACATCACGCCGGTAAAAGGGCTGGGCGCCAAACTCTGGGACGACAAGGGCCGGGAATACCTGGATTTCTACGGCGGCCACGCCGTTATTTCCATCGGCCACAGCCACCCGCACTACGTGCAGCGCCTCACGGAGCAGCTGCAGAACATCGGTTTCTACTCCAACTCGGTGCAGATTCCGATTCAGCAGGAGTTGGCGCACAAGTTGGGCCAGGTGTCAGGCTACGAGGACTACTCCTTATTCCTGTGCAACTCCGGCGCTGAGGCGAACGAGAATGCGCTGAAGCTGGCGTCGTTCCACACCGGAAAAAGCCGCGTCATTGCTTTTAAAGGTGCTTTCCACGGCCGCACTTCTGGTGCCGTGGCCGCTACCGACAACCCGAAAATCGTCGCTCCCTTCAACGCCGGCCACGCCATTTCCTTCGTGGAATACGACTTGGCGGCGGTAGAGCAGCTCCTGCAAGGCGGCGACGTTTGCGCCGTGATTATTGAGCCGATTCAGGGCGTGGGCGGCATCATCATGCCTTCCGATGAATTCCTCGTTGGTCTGGCCGCGCTGTGCAAACAGTACGGCGCCCTGCTGATTGCCGACGAAGTGCAGAGCGGCTACGGCCGCAGCGGCAAGTTCTTCGCGCACCAGCACGCCGGCATCCGGCCCGACGTGATTTCGGTGGCCAAAGGCATGGGCAACGGCTTCCCCATCGGCGGCATTCTGATTGCGCCGGAGCTGAAAGCATCCTACGGCCTGCTGGGCACCACGTTCGGCGGCAACCACCTGGCCTGCGCCGCCGCGCTGGCCGTGCTGGAGGTTATTGAGCAGGAAAACCTCCTGGCCCACGCCACCGAGCTAGGCCAGTACCTGCGCACAGAGCTGGAAGCCAACGCCGGCGCCGAGGAAATACGCGGCCGCGGCCTGATGGTGGGCATCAAATACGACTTCCCCATCAAGGAAGTGCGCGACCAGCTGCTGTCGGAACACCACATTTTCGTGGGCAATGCCTCCGACCCCACGGTGCTCCGCCTGCTGCCGCCGCTCAATATCACCAAGGCGGAAGTCGACCGGTTTTTGCAGGCGCTGTACACACTTATTCCGGCAGAGGCAAGGAAGTAA
- the argC gene encoding N-acetyl-gamma-glutamyl-phosphate reductase, with protein sequence MKIKAGIVGGAGYTAGELLRILLHHKFVELGGIVSSSNAGNPLHQVHDDLLGDTELVFASELAGDEDVVFLCLGHGNSKSWLAKNSLPEITHVIDLSNDFRLAADQEFDGREFVYGLPELNKSRIQQAQSIANPGCFATAIQLALLPLAQAGKLTDDVHVSAITGSTGAGQSLSETVHFSWRTNNVSIYKPFTHQHLGEIGESLAQLQPQLDLDINFIPYRGNFSRGIFASVYTPSDLSQDEAREMYKNFYAEAPFTTVSDKEIHLKQVVNTNKCLLHVQKLGKQLLITSVIDNLVKGASGQAVQNMNLLFGLPETTGLHLKSVLF encoded by the coding sequence ATGAAAATTAAGGCCGGCATTGTGGGCGGCGCCGGCTACACGGCCGGCGAGCTCCTGCGCATTTTGCTCCACCACAAGTTCGTGGAGCTGGGCGGCATCGTCAGTTCTTCCAACGCCGGGAATCCCCTTCACCAGGTGCACGACGACCTGCTCGGCGACACCGAGCTGGTGTTTGCTTCGGAGCTGGCCGGCGACGAAGACGTGGTGTTTCTGTGCCTGGGTCACGGCAACTCCAAATCTTGGCTGGCGAAGAACTCCTTGCCCGAAATTACCCACGTCATCGACCTGAGCAACGACTTCCGCTTAGCCGCCGACCAGGAATTCGATGGCCGCGAGTTTGTGTACGGCTTGCCGGAATTGAACAAAAGCCGCATCCAGCAGGCCCAGAGCATTGCCAATCCCGGCTGCTTTGCCACCGCCATTCAGCTAGCGCTGCTGCCACTGGCGCAGGCCGGTAAGCTCACAGATGATGTGCACGTGTCGGCCATCACCGGCTCCACGGGCGCGGGCCAGAGCTTGTCGGAAACGGTGCACTTCTCGTGGCGCACCAACAACGTGTCCATCTACAAGCCCTTCACCCACCAGCACCTCGGCGAAATCGGCGAGAGCCTGGCGCAGCTGCAGCCGCAGTTGGACCTCGACATCAACTTCATCCCCTACCGCGGTAATTTCTCGCGGGGCATTTTCGCCAGCGTCTACACGCCGTCAGACTTGAGCCAGGATGAGGCGCGCGAGATGTACAAGAATTTCTACGCCGAGGCGCCGTTCACCACGGTTTCGGACAAGGAAATCCACCTTAAGCAGGTTGTCAACACCAACAAATGCCTACTGCACGTGCAGAAACTTGGTAAGCAGCTGCTCATTACCTCGGTTATCGACAACCTGGTGAAGGGCGCTTCGGGGCAGGCCGTCCAGAATATGAACCTGCTTTTTGGCCTACCGGAAACCACGGGCCTTCACCTCAAATCGGTGCTTTTCTAA
- the argB gene encoding acetylglutamate kinase, whose amino-acid sequence MKSQLKIFKIGGGIIDHEPDLLEFLRLFSEVSGPKILVHGGGKGASEMMTNLGIAPQMVNGRRITDAATLDIVTMFYAGKTNKQVVAGLQKLGVNALGLSGADGNVIQAVKRPVREIDYGFVGDLDETSINASLIHQFLELGLTPVFCPINHDGHGQLLNTNADTIAASLAKALSQQYAVELHFCFEKNGVLTDVNDNQSVIPKITPVNYTELKEQGIIAAGMLPKLENAFDALNYGVEKVIIEHALHINGTLKTELCMN is encoded by the coding sequence ATGAAATCCCAGCTCAAGATATTTAAAATAGGCGGTGGTATTATCGACCACGAGCCCGATTTGCTGGAATTTCTGCGGCTGTTTTCGGAAGTCAGCGGGCCCAAAATTCTCGTGCACGGCGGGGGCAAAGGCGCCAGCGAAATGATGACCAATCTGGGCATTGCCCCGCAAATGGTGAACGGCCGACGCATCACCGATGCGGCCACGCTGGACATCGTCACCATGTTTTACGCTGGCAAAACCAACAAGCAAGTAGTGGCCGGCTTGCAAAAACTAGGCGTCAATGCCTTGGGCCTCAGCGGGGCCGATGGCAACGTAATTCAGGCCGTGAAGCGGCCGGTGCGTGAAATAGACTACGGCTTTGTGGGCGACTTGGACGAGACGAGCATCAACGCCAGCCTGATTCACCAGTTTCTGGAACTGGGCCTGACGCCCGTATTCTGCCCCATAAACCACGACGGCCACGGCCAGTTGCTCAATACCAACGCCGATACGATTGCCGCTTCACTGGCCAAAGCGCTGAGCCAGCAATACGCCGTGGAGCTGCATTTCTGCTTTGAGAAAAACGGAGTGTTAACGGACGTCAACGATAATCAATCAGTAATTCCTAAAATTACTCCGGTCAATTACACGGAATTAAAAGAACAGGGAATAATTGCGGCTGGCATGTTGCCGAAATTAGAAAATGCATTTGATGCGTTAAATTACGGCGTTGAGAAAGTAATTATTGAGCATGCGCTGCACATCAATGGCACGCTAAAAACGGAGCTATGTATGAATTAA
- the argH gene encoding argininosuccinate lyase: MKIWEKGFSVNETIEKFTVGQDRELDMHLAYFDMLASKAQANMLAKVGLISPVEQKQLITGLDELLAQVEAGVFEIEPDFEDVHSKIEYYLTEKFGDAGKKIHTARSRNDQVLTAIQLFIKDYTERISAKMLALAEVLLQKAEKHQGDLLPGYTHFQAAMPSSFGLWFSAYAEHALLDLSLFEAAHRVADQNPLGSGAGFGSSFPIDREMTTREMGFGSVAVSAVGAQMLRGKTEKTLAFAIAGAAGTLGKLAYDLVLYNSQDLGFVTLPKEFTTGSSIMPHKKNPDVFELVRAHANRLQALPNDIILATSNLPSGYHRDFQLLKELLFGPMMEFANLLDILLFALPEIKVKSGVIEQAKYDPIFSVENINQLIIAGVPFRDAYQQVGRAVEDGSYVPHREFHTTHLGSIHNPGLAEIAAKVRRWKESSPLFKKLEA; encoded by the coding sequence ATGAAGATTTGGGAAAAAGGATTTTCCGTTAACGAAACCATTGAGAAATTCACGGTGGGCCAGGACCGGGAATTGGATATGCACTTGGCGTATTTCGATATGCTGGCTTCTAAAGCCCAGGCCAACATGCTGGCTAAAGTGGGCCTGATTTCCCCGGTGGAGCAGAAACAGCTTATCACGGGCTTGGATGAACTGCTGGCTCAAGTAGAAGCAGGTGTCTTCGAAATTGAGCCGGATTTCGAGGACGTCCATTCCAAAATAGAGTACTACCTGACGGAGAAGTTTGGCGATGCCGGCAAGAAGATTCACACGGCCCGCTCGCGCAACGACCAAGTACTGACTGCCATTCAGCTTTTTATAAAGGACTACACGGAGCGGATTTCGGCCAAAATGCTGGCCTTGGCTGAAGTGCTGCTGCAGAAAGCGGAGAAACACCAGGGCGATTTGCTGCCGGGCTACACCCATTTCCAGGCGGCCATGCCGAGCAGCTTTGGGCTGTGGTTTTCGGCTTATGCCGAGCATGCGCTGCTGGACTTGAGCTTGTTTGAGGCCGCGCACCGGGTGGCCGACCAAAACCCGCTGGGCTCGGGCGCCGGCTTCGGCAGCAGCTTCCCGATTGACCGCGAAATGACGACGCGGGAGATGGGTTTTGGGAGCGTGGCGGTGAGTGCCGTGGGCGCCCAGATGCTGCGCGGCAAAACCGAGAAAACCCTGGCGTTTGCCATTGCGGGCGCCGCGGGCACCCTGGGCAAACTGGCCTACGACCTGGTGCTTTACAACAGCCAGGACCTGGGGTTTGTGACCTTGCCCAAGGAGTTTACCACGGGCTCGAGCATCATGCCGCACAAAAAAAACCCCGACGTGTTTGAGCTGGTGCGGGCCCATGCCAACCGCTTGCAGGCGCTGCCCAACGACATTATCCTGGCCACCAGCAACCTGCCCAGCGGCTACCACCGCGACTTCCAGCTGCTCAAGGAACTGCTGTTTGGCCCCATGATGGAGTTTGCCAACCTGCTCGACATCCTGCTGTTCGCGCTGCCCGAAATCAAGGTGAAATCCGGCGTCATTGAGCAGGCCAAATACGACCCCATTTTCTCGGTCGAAAACATCAACCAGCTGATTATCGCCGGCGTGCCGTTCCGGGATGCTTACCAGCAGGTGGGCCGGGCTGTGGAAGACGGCAGCTACGTGCCGCACCGGGAGTTCCATACCACGCACCTGGGCAGCATTCACAACCCGGGGCTGGCCGAAATTGCGGCCAAAGTCCGCCGTTGGAAGGAGAGCAGCCCTTTGTTTAAGAAGCTTGAGGCCTAA
- a CDS encoding M20 family metallo-hydrolase: MYELINQLSDDAVALLIRLIQTPSFSREEDQTAALIQQFLFSHGTTPQRQKNNVWAVSQHFDAAKPTILLNSHHDTVKPGAGWNYPPFGAVLEGDKLIGLGSNDAGASAVSLLATFLYFQNKANAFNLICAITAEEEISGANGIRSVLPELGPITFGIVGEPTGMNLAIAEKGLIVLDATAHGKTGHAARDEGENALYKALDDIQWLRQYQFPRVSPLLGPVKTTVTQISAGQQHNVVPDRCQFVVDVRTNELYQNQEIVDIIRAHVQSEIVPRSTHLNSSSISENHPLVRRGVAIGKQIYGSPTLSDQSMMPFETLKMGPGESARSHTPDEFILVSEIRAGIQDYITLLTDFDAQSLAKLEN, encoded by the coding sequence ATGTATGAATTAATTAATCAGCTTAGCGACGATGCCGTAGCGTTATTAATTCGGCTAATTCAAACCCCTTCTTTTTCCCGCGAAGAAGACCAAACGGCCGCGCTCATTCAGCAGTTTCTTTTCTCGCACGGCACGACGCCGCAGCGGCAAAAGAATAACGTATGGGCCGTTTCGCAGCATTTCGACGCGGCCAAGCCCACCATTCTGCTCAATTCGCACCACGATACCGTAAAGCCGGGCGCAGGCTGGAATTATCCGCCTTTTGGCGCGGTGTTGGAAGGCGATAAATTAATTGGGCTGGGCAGCAACGATGCTGGTGCATCGGCGGTAAGTTTATTAGCGACGTTTCTGTATTTCCAGAACAAGGCCAACGCATTTAATCTGATTTGTGCCATTACAGCCGAAGAAGAAATTTCGGGAGCCAACGGAATTAGAAGTGTGCTGCCGGAATTAGGCCCAATTACATTTGGAATAGTGGGCGAACCTACCGGCATGAATCTGGCCATTGCTGAAAAAGGGCTAATTGTGCTGGATGCTACGGCCCACGGTAAAACCGGGCACGCCGCCCGCGACGAGGGAGAAAACGCCCTGTACAAAGCACTAGACGATATCCAGTGGCTCCGTCAGTATCAATTTCCCCGGGTGTCGCCGCTGCTGGGCCCGGTGAAAACAACGGTCACTCAAATTTCCGCCGGCCAGCAGCACAACGTGGTGCCCGACCGCTGCCAGTTCGTGGTGGACGTACGCACCAACGAGCTGTACCAGAACCAGGAAATTGTCGATATCATCCGGGCACATGTGCAGTCTGAAATTGTGCCGCGCTCCACGCATCTGAACTCCTCCAGCATTTCTGAAAACCACCCGCTGGTGCGCAGGGGAGTAGCCATAGGTAAGCAGATATACGGCTCGCCCACATTGTCAGACCAGTCGATGATGCCGTTTGAAACGTTAAAAATGGGGCCGGGCGAAAGTGCCCGCTCGCATACGCCGGATGAATTTATTCTGGTAAGTGAAATACGGGCCGGTATTCAAGATTATATCACCCTGCTGACGGACTTCGACGCGCAAAGTCTCGCGAAGTTGGAAAATTAA
- a CDS encoding DUF3592 domain-containing protein yields MQRGKSLSKRKHNKRPSPKSERRVALEVVSVMAASLLSLYFISVKYSGYKTKNILEDHTLVVGTITQVRKPYLAVEFKVAGRSYFFKHSVSDELMKGRAAGDTAVVIYSRDDPSNAQLKKGFIPVSEN; encoded by the coding sequence ATGCAAAGAGGAAAAAGCCTTAGTAAGCGCAAGCACAATAAACGTCCCTCCCCTAAGTCGGAGAGAAGAGTTGCGCTGGAAGTCGTTTCAGTGATGGCAGCCTCTCTTCTTTCGCTTTATTTCATATCGGTTAAATATTCTGGGTACAAGACAAAGAATATTCTTGAAGACCATACACTTGTGGTTGGCACCATCACCCAAGTTAGAAAACCATACCTCGCAGTTGAGTTTAAAGTTGCTGGTCGGTCTTATTTCTTCAAACACAGTGTCTCAGACGAACTGATGAAGGGCCGTGCAGCTGGCGATACTGCAGTTGTGATATACTCGCGAGATGACCCTAGCAACGCACAACTCAAGAAGGGCTTTATTCCGGTCTCAGAAAATTAA
- a CDS encoding phosphatase PAP2 family protein has product MAAVVSSFSAQAQTASSPYHTRFATDGPITLGLTGVNVAGLLLIRAKTGISPEAAIALKKTDVPFFDRFSAGYYDEGYRTVSDYTLIGSLIGSPAILALDPSIRGRAGQIAGLYVQTMVATGAIFTMAAGTVYRQRPLTYSSTASITERTRQNATNSFFAGHTAYSAAATFFAAKVFHDFHPDSPAQPYVWAAAALVPAAVGYCRIEAGKHFLSDNLLGYAVGATMGVLVPHLHRTAAGAGMTVLPMQGINTNGYAYGGLLLSKQL; this is encoded by the coding sequence TTGGCTGCCGTTGTGAGCTCGTTTTCCGCGCAGGCCCAAACCGCTTCCTCTCCTTATCACACCCGCTTTGCCACCGACGGCCCCATCACCCTGGGCCTCACCGGCGTGAATGTGGCAGGCCTGCTGCTGATTCGGGCTAAAACCGGCATCAGCCCCGAGGCCGCCATAGCCCTCAAAAAGACCGACGTGCCGTTCTTCGACCGCTTTTCGGCCGGGTATTACGACGAGGGCTACCGCACCGTGAGCGACTACACCCTGATAGGCTCGCTAATAGGCAGCCCCGCCATTTTGGCCCTCGACCCCAGCATCAGGGGCCGGGCCGGCCAGATTGCCGGCCTCTACGTGCAAACCATGGTGGCCACCGGGGCCATTTTCACCATGGCCGCCGGCACCGTGTACCGCCAGCGCCCCCTCACCTACTCCTCTACCGCCTCTATTACCGAGCGCACCCGCCAAAACGCCACTAACTCCTTCTTTGCAGGCCACACGGCTTACTCGGCCGCGGCCACATTTTTTGCCGCTAAGGTCTTCCACGATTTTCACCCCGACTCGCCTGCCCAACCCTACGTGTGGGCCGCCGCCGCGCTGGTACCGGCCGCAGTAGGCTACTGCCGCATCGAGGCGGGCAAGCACTTCCTGTCCGACAACTTGTTGGGCTACGCCGTGGGCGCAACCATGGGTGTACTAGTGCCCCATCTCCACCGCACCGCCGCTGGCGCTGGCATGACCGTGCTGCCTATGCAAGGCATCAATACCAACGGCTATGCCTACGGCGGCCTGCTGCTCAGCAAGCAGCTATAA
- the carA gene encoding glutamine-hydrolyzing carbamoyl-phosphate synthase small subunit, translated as MENAKSVKLVLEDGTEIQGTSFGAFTSAAGEVVFSTAMTGYPENLTDPSFAGQILVLTYPMVGNYGVPGEDLYESISKIFESDQIHIAGLVVNYYSEEHSHWNAAKSLGDWLKEYNIPGIFGVDTRMLTKKLREKGAMLGKIVAEQDIPFHDPNLENLVAQVSQSGVQRYGSGKNKIVLVDCGTKTNIIRCFLERDVELIRVPWDYDFNTLDYDGLFLSNGPGDPKMCEATIAHLQTALQQDKPIFGICLGNQLMSLAAGGDTFKLKYGHRSHNQPVLLTGTKRSFITSQNHGFAVDTATLPEEWTMLFENLNDGTCEGIKHKTKPFFSTQFHPEAAGGPEDTEYLFDDFLTAVAEHKAQRV; from the coding sequence GTGGAAAACGCTAAATCGGTAAAACTAGTCCTGGAAGACGGCACCGAAATCCAGGGTACTTCCTTTGGGGCCTTCACCTCCGCCGCCGGCGAAGTGGTGTTCAGCACGGCCATGACCGGCTATCCCGAAAACCTCACCGACCCGTCCTTCGCCGGCCAGATTCTGGTGCTCACCTACCCCATGGTGGGCAACTACGGCGTGCCCGGCGAGGACTTATATGAGTCGATTTCGAAGATATTCGAATCCGACCAGATTCACATTGCCGGCCTGGTGGTGAACTACTACTCCGAAGAGCACAGCCACTGGAACGCCGCCAAAAGCCTCGGCGACTGGCTCAAGGAGTACAACATCCCCGGCATCTTCGGCGTGGATACCCGCATGCTCACCAAGAAGCTGCGCGAAAAAGGCGCCATGCTGGGCAAGATTGTGGCCGAGCAGGACATCCCGTTTCACGACCCCAACCTGGAAAATCTGGTAGCTCAGGTGAGCCAGTCCGGCGTGCAGCGCTACGGCAGCGGCAAGAACAAAATCGTGCTGGTAGACTGCGGCACCAAAACCAACATCATCCGCTGCTTCCTGGAGCGCGACGTGGAGCTGATTCGCGTGCCCTGGGACTACGATTTCAACACCCTGGACTACGACGGCCTGTTCCTGAGCAACGGCCCCGGCGACCCCAAGATGTGCGAGGCCACCATCGCCCACCTCCAAACGGCCCTGCAACAGGACAAGCCCATTTTCGGCATTTGCTTGGGCAACCAGCTCATGAGCCTCGCCGCGGGCGGCGACACCTTCAAGCTGAAGTACGGCCACCGCAGCCACAACCAGCCGGTCCTGCTCACGGGCACCAAGCGCAGCTTCATCACCAGCCAAAACCACGGCTTCGCGGTAGACACCGCCACGCTGCCCGAGGAGTGGACCATGCTGTTCGAAAACCTGAACGACGGCACCTGCGAAGGCATCAAACACAAAACCAAGCCATTCTTCTCCACACAGTTCCACCCCGAAGCCGCTGGCGGCCCGGAGGATACCGAGTATCTGTTTGATGATTTTTTGACGGCCGTGGCGGAGCATAAAGCGCAGCGAGTCTAA
- a CDS encoding GNAT family N-acetyltransferase, whose translation MTIRVATEADAQYADLLCQWYVESAKTRGTGIAKREPAYVAQKMASGDSIIAFVDGELAGFCYIETFDDKTFVVNSGLIVNAEIRKGGVGRAIKQAVFNLSRTKYPQAKIFGITTSLAVMKINTDLGYEPVTFSELTSSEDFWKGCKSCKNYGILMENERKMCLCTGMLFDAADKLVQVQVPDFAAVATPALPVAHDSATDPETDSAL comes from the coding sequence ATGACAATTCGGGTTGCAACGGAAGCGGACGCTCAGTACGCTGACTTATTATGCCAATGGTACGTTGAGTCGGCCAAAACGCGCGGCACCGGCATCGCCAAGCGCGAGCCAGCCTACGTGGCCCAGAAAATGGCCAGCGGCGACAGCATCATTGCCTTCGTCGACGGCGAGCTGGCCGGCTTTTGCTACATCGAAACGTTTGACGACAAGACCTTTGTCGTCAATTCGGGCCTGATAGTCAATGCCGAAATTCGCAAGGGTGGCGTGGGCCGGGCCATCAAGCAAGCGGTGTTCAACCTCTCGCGCACCAAGTACCCGCAGGCCAAGATTTTCGGTATTACGACCAGCCTGGCCGTAATGAAAATCAACACCGATTTGGGGTACGAGCCCGTGACGTTCTCGGAGCTCACGTCCAGCGAAGACTTCTGGAAAGGCTGCAAAAGCTGCAAAAACTACGGCATCCTGATGGAGAACGAGCGCAAGATGTGCCTCTGCACCGGCATGCTCTTCGACGCTGCCGACAAGCTCGTGCAGGTGCAAGTGCCGGATTTTGCTGCCGTCGCCACTCCTGCCCTGCCCGTTGCCCACGACTCTGCTACTGACCCTGAAACCGATTCTGCATTATGA
- the argG gene encoding argininosuccinate synthase has product MKKKAILAYSGGLDTSFCAVYLSRELNLEVHTVIVNSGGFSAEELASIEKRAYELGSVKHEVIDVTDRFYHDCLRYLLFGNVLKNDTYPLSVSAERMFQSLAIAEYARANEADYIVHGSTGAGNDQVRFDVAFSVIAPKTEILTPIRDLKLSRQAEIEYLQKQGFEMSWEKARYSINKGIWGTSVGGVETLTSHEALPDSAYPSQLQRQDSERVEITFEKGEPVALNGETLAPVELIQKLNELGSAFAIGRDIHVGDTILGIKGRVGFEAPAPLILIKAHHLLEKHTSTRWQLLHKDYIANWYGTLLHEAQYLDPVMRDMEAFLTSSQNHVSGKVFVQLKPYQFDLLGIESKYDMMQSKVATYGEENNAWDARDARGFIKIFGNQLKISASLNDEN; this is encoded by the coding sequence ATGAAGAAAAAAGCCATACTGGCCTACAGCGGCGGCCTCGACACGTCGTTTTGCGCCGTGTATTTGTCACGCGAGCTCAACCTGGAAGTGCATACCGTCATCGTCAACTCCGGCGGCTTTTCGGCCGAGGAATTGGCCAGCATCGAGAAGCGTGCCTACGAGCTGGGCTCGGTGAAGCACGAAGTCATTGACGTGACCGACCGGTTTTACCACGACTGCCTGCGCTACCTGCTGTTTGGCAACGTGCTCAAGAACGACACCTATCCCCTATCCGTGAGTGCCGAGCGCATGTTCCAGTCCTTGGCCATCGCCGAATATGCGCGGGCCAATGAGGCCGACTACATCGTGCACGGCAGCACCGGCGCCGGCAACGACCAAGTGCGTTTCGACGTGGCTTTTTCGGTGATTGCGCCCAAAACGGAGATTCTCACGCCCATCCGCGACCTGAAACTCTCGCGCCAGGCCGAGATTGAGTACCTGCAGAAACAGGGCTTCGAAATGAGCTGGGAAAAGGCCCGCTATTCTATTAACAAAGGCATCTGGGGCACCAGCGTGGGTGGCGTCGAAACGCTGACCTCGCACGAAGCCCTGCCCGACAGCGCCTACCCCTCGCAGCTGCAGCGCCAGGATTCGGAGCGCGTGGAAATCACCTTCGAAAAGGGCGAACCGGTGGCGCTAAATGGCGAGACGCTGGCGCCCGTTGAGCTGATTCAGAAGCTGAACGAGTTGGGCTCGGCCTTCGCCATTGGCCGCGACATTCACGTGGGCGACACCATTCTGGGCATTAAGGGCCGCGTGGGCTTTGAGGCGCCCGCACCGCTTATCCTCATTAAGGCGCACCACTTGCTGGAAAAGCACACCAGCACCCGCTGGCAGCTGTTGCACAAGGACTACATCGCCAACTGGTACGGCACGCTGCTGCACGAGGCGCAGTACCTCGACCCGGTGATGCGCGACATGGAAGCCTTCCTCACGTCGTCGCAGAATCACGTGTCGGGCAAGGTGTTCGTGCAGCTCAAGCCGTATCAATTCGACCTGCTCGGCATCGAGTCGAAGTACGACATGATGCAGTCGAAAGTGGCTACCTACGGCGAAGAAAACAACGCCTGGGACGCCCGTGATGCCCGTGGCTTTATCAAGATTTTCGGCAACCAGCTGAAAATTAGCGCCAGCCTCAACGATGAAAATTAA